The following coding sequences lie in one Cyanobacterium sp. Dongsha4 genomic window:
- the aroC gene encoding chorismate synthase, giving the protein MSSIFGKLFTISTFGESHGGGVGVIVDGCPPRVEISAEEIQEELNRRKPGQSKITTPRQESDLCEIVSGVFQGKTLGTPIAILVRNKDARSQDYDEMAVKYRPSHADATYDAKYGIRNWQGGGRSSARETIGRVAGGAIAKKILHQIAGVEIIAYVKTIKDISANVDQETVTLEQVESNIVRCPDSVAAEKMIELIDQIRREKDSLGGVVECVVRNVPKGLGEPVFDKLEADLAKAIMSLPATKGFEIGSGFEGTLLTGSQHNDEFYLDEAGNTRTMTNRSGGIQGGISNGENIVIRAAFKPTATIGKEQKTVTKEGEETVLAAKGRHDPCVLPRAVPMVEAMVALVLCDHLLRHHAQCELDI; this is encoded by the coding sequence ATGAGCAGTATATTTGGAAAATTATTCACTATATCAACTTTTGGAGAATCTCACGGTGGCGGAGTAGGGGTAATAGTGGATGGTTGCCCTCCCCGTGTTGAAATTAGTGCCGAAGAAATTCAAGAAGAATTAAACCGTCGTAAACCCGGACAGAGCAAAATTACTACTCCCCGTCAAGAATCTGATTTGTGCGAAATTGTATCAGGAGTTTTTCAAGGGAAAACATTAGGCACTCCCATCGCCATTTTAGTTAGAAATAAGGATGCTCGTTCCCAAGATTACGATGAAATGGCGGTTAAATATCGACCTTCTCACGCTGATGCTACCTATGATGCTAAATATGGTATTCGTAATTGGCAAGGTGGTGGACGTTCTTCCGCAAGGGAAACTATCGGTAGAGTGGCAGGAGGTGCGATCGCAAAAAAAATTCTCCATCAAATCGCAGGAGTTGAAATTATCGCCTATGTCAAAACTATCAAGGATATTAGTGCCAATGTGGATCAAGAAACTGTTACTCTCGAACAAGTAGAAAGTAATATAGTTAGATGTCCTGATAGTGTAGCCGCCGAAAAGATGATCGAGTTAATTGATCAAATTAGACGGGAAAAAGACTCTTTAGGTGGTGTTGTGGAATGTGTAGTCAGAAACGTGCCTAAAGGTTTGGGTGAACCTGTGTTCGATAAATTAGAAGCTGATTTAGCTAAAGCAATTATGTCATTACCAGCTACTAAAGGCTTTGAAATTGGTTCTGGGTTTGAAGGAACATTATTAACAGGCAGTCAACATAATGATGAGTTTTATCTTGATGAAGCAGGAAATACTCGTACTATGACAAACCGCTCTGGAGGTATTCAGGGGGGAATCAGTAACGGAGAGAATATTGTTATCAGGGCGGCATTTAAACCCACTGCTACCATTGGCAAAGAACAAAAAACCGTTACTAAAGAGGGAGAAGAAACTGTTTTAGCCGCAAAAGGCAGACATGATCCTTGTGTGTTACCAAGGGCTGTACCAATGGTTGAAGCAATGGTTGCGTTGGTACTATGTGATCATTTATTACGTCATCATGCTCAATGTGAGTTAGATATTTAG
- a CDS encoding 6-carboxytetrahydropterin synthase has translation MECIVNRRAKFSASHRYWLPELSEAENQQRFGANSRFPGHGHNYVLYVSLIGELDKYGMVQNLSEVKKVIKDEVTSQLDYSYLNDTWAEFQQTLPTTENIAKVIWERLSPHLPLVDIQLYEHPQLWVNYQGNNMEATLTVQTHFSAAHRLALPELSLEENTEIYGKCARVNGHGHNYHLEVSVTGEMDARTGMIVDLGELQKAINDYVVEPFDHTFLNKDIPYFADVVPTAENIAVYIAQLLKDPIASLGVELDKVKLIESPNNSCEIYCRKGVLNQSPANHQVALV, from the coding sequence ATGGAATGTATCGTCAATCGTCGAGCGAAATTCAGTGCCAGTCATCGCTATTGGTTGCCAGAGTTATCAGAAGCGGAAAATCAACAGCGTTTCGGGGCAAATAGTCGTTTTCCGGGGCATGGACACAATTATGTCTTATATGTTTCTCTCATCGGGGAATTAGACAAGTATGGAATGGTACAGAATTTATCTGAAGTCAAAAAAGTCATTAAGGATGAAGTAACCAGCCAATTAGATTACAGCTATCTTAATGATACTTGGGCAGAATTTCAACAAACTTTACCAACCACAGAAAATATTGCTAAGGTGATATGGGAGCGTTTATCGCCTCATTTACCACTTGTTGATATACAACTATACGAACATCCTCAACTTTGGGTTAATTATCAAGGAAATAATATGGAAGCTACTTTAACTGTTCAAACTCATTTTAGCGCCGCTCATCGTTTAGCTTTACCTGAATTAAGTTTAGAAGAAAATACGGAAATTTATGGTAAGTGCGCACGTGTCAATGGTCATGGACATAATTATCATTTAGAAGTGTCAGTAACGGGAGAAATGGATGCTCGTACTGGTATGATTGTGGACTTAGGAGAGTTACAAAAAGCCATTAATGATTATGTAGTTGAACCTTTTGATCATACTTTTCTTAATAAGGATATTCCATATTTTGCTGATGTTGTGCCTACGGCGGAAAATATTGCTGTATATATTGCTCAATTATTAAAAGATCCGATCGCATCTTTGGGAGTAGAATTAGATAAAGTCAAATTGATTGAAAGTCCTAATAATTCCTGTGAGATTTACTGCCGCAAAGGGGTTTTAAATCAGTCACCAGCAAACCATCAAGTAGCCCTTGTTTAG